AAACACCCAATACCGTAcagaaaatcaaatacatctatcggatacatcgacattcttgtcatcactagaaacatcatcattttcattaaactcgtcttcaacagcttcgtctgtggcatcgtcggtaagatcttcgtactcgtgattatacggatcaatgagaaggatgtcatcaatttcttgttcaggttcctcgacttcatttatctgttcttcttgcagtggtggttcttctccactgatgattcgtcctggaggtgtaactttgatcacggctaaccaatttatacccaaatctctcatccgagggtatggaaggaagctaacttggtctgcttgtgaagctaagatgaaaggctcgaatttgttgtactttcatccaccgttgacatcaactacaccaaatttgttaaaccgaacacctctgttgacgacggggtcgaaccattcatatttgaagaggacgcatttcagcttcaatatccctgggaattcgacttcaataatttctgtcaagatcccgtagaaatatgtttcccctttcacacatattccatagttactggttgtccgctgtctaccatactcatatgcgTGAAAAGTATAgtctcgtgtgaaatacatctgtgatgtgctgacttttacaagtggagattgaattacttcgtgtaaccacataggataatctgcatcgtcgtcataatcaacctgcaaaaataaagagaacgttgaaatacagatcatgtatgaaaaagagtttgagttaatacctgatttttcaaccacttaataaagtattgatctttccttttgtctacgtcacttgtggatataccagaaaatgtttcttcgacttgagaaacaaataggttgtaaaatcacattttatattaattaatatttcgcAATtgtatacttatatgtgtttagaagtgtccacatatgttacctttcaaaataacacaTCAATGGATcccgcaattgagtagaatataggtgtgtgcactatgagcgtcttgttcactcaaCCACCAAATCTCTTTTGatttcccaccgagtcgcccaatctggctaaagatgtatggaacaccagcaactgcatatgttggcgcaacaccaccatcatcatatcttcttggagctcttctccgggtacgtacttttgacgcaaagtagtacgatgtgaagtgagaaacttcttccgtcaaacttccagcaattatagaaccttcaactttggcgaagttctttgcttttcccttcaaatatttcatggctcgctcatactgatacatccatccgtaatgtacaggtccatgaagcaatgcctcatatgggaggtggacagctagatgctcttgacgtcaaaaaatcccgaaggaaatatcttctccaagttgcacaataagatgggaatgttctcctgaagctgttctacaacttcttctttaagagtgtgtgtgctcagatccctgaaaaatgctccaatgcctattttatattccaaaaaaaattaagcacattattagtcatatattattgcaaactaaaccattataaaattactgcgctataatatactacctgcaagtgtttcatgtacgtttgttggaagtagctccgcaaatgcaaatggcagtagtcgttgcataaagacatgacaatcataactcttcatcccggggaacttttgacccttttcaacacatctagagagatttgaaacatacccatcgggaaacttcacttctgatgccacccactTGAACAACACCgatttttttctgaagacaatctgaatatcggaacgggaacttgtccattgctttttataagaaactcacttcttgagcaaatatccggtaAGTcaaacctcgattttatgttgtctttttcttccatgggacattcaatattgtattcatgatgttctcaaagaaattcttctctatatgcatcacatcgaggttgtggcggaGATGAaaatccttccaatatggcaactcccaaaatatactcttcttgtgccagttgtgatgaacaccgtaagaatcaggcatattacgagggacatgccaattaccgccgcaacgaactgtttcgttagctccgtagtagtcgatttgcgcttcaatttgttctccaattagatatggaggaggagtgtctctcacaacccttttgtgcctaaaaaaattcttgtttcttcggtatggatggccaatgggaagaaatcgacggtgacaatcgaaccaacttgtcttcctaccattcttcagttgaaacgcatatgtcgttccattacaatatggacaagctaatctcccatgtgtagttcatccagacaacatcccataggcaggaaagtcacttatggtccacaaaaggaTCGCTCGCATcataaaattcgtcttcgttgagcagtcatacgtcatcacccctgttgaccacaaatccttcaactcttttatcagtggttgtaggaaaacatccagagacctttttggatggttcagaccaggtattaatatggtcaagaatagcaactcccgttgcatgcacagctctggtggcaggttgtatggcgtaagaaagactggccacaatgaatattgtctccctgacattccgaatggactaaatccatctgtgcataatccgagatacacattccgactattgctagcgaaatccagatatactttgttaaaatgtttccaggctcttgcatctgatggatgagtcatctcaccatccgtctgagtatgctcggcatgccatctcatctttccagtaGTCTCCtctgattggtacaatcttttcaatctgtctgcaattggtaggtaccacatcctttggtatggtaccctattacgtccccgtccttgcggcttgaatcgtggcttcttgcagaatcgacattcttctaacttttcatcatctccccagtagatcatgcagttgtcgatgcaaacatatatcatctccgaaggcaacccaagacaataaaccagtttctgaatctcataataagaatcagcagacacattgtcttccggcaaatactctttaagcAAGTGTGTCCAttcattcatgcaactttcaggtagattgtgatcagttttaatattcatcattctagcagccaacgacaatttagagagaccttctctacaaccactgtaaagtggctgattcgccgcgtttaacatttcataaaacttttttaaatctatattaagttcttcatcttcatcatgagctacgaatgcatcaactaccatatcatgaaccctatcataatctaccatctcctcctgatggtaactatgtttaTTATGccaatgatgatcaaccggttcttcctggaaattgctattactactactagcttcattctgatcataaatataaccttccccatgttgaaaccagatatagtaatttggcgtgaaacctctatttattaaatgcttccaaacattttcacggtttgccaatttcgaattgttgcatttccgacaaggacagaacatcttaccactttcttgggcgagcggtgtcgaatctgcttgatgcataaatgtctccatttccgcaaggtattctttcgtcactctcccgttagcatctctatgcatatacaaccacttccgcaactcgaaaatattcccggagcccgccattttttctttcacgtttttggtttttggtgtgtttaaaatgatgttaaaACGTCCATATTTATAAGAAACTtttgaatctggtagttgtaattttcttaggaatttacgacgaaaattagttaggtggcaaaaaaaacgtgttacaactaaaatttcctcgctaagtacACGTAAATTATTTTCTCGTAAAGAACACGCTAATTTTACGTCGAATTTACAAGGAAAGCGTATTTCCTCATAAAAGCCACGTCACTTTACaccgactttacgacgaaacggtTTCATcgttaatttacgaggaaataacgctgattttatttttccacgtaatttcctcgtaGACTCGACGTAATTTTACGAGGATtacttttcctcgttaatttccGTCGTTAAGCTTGTGTTTTCTGGTAGTTAACCTGGAAATTCATATAACTTAACGTATCTATAACCACCTACgcattgtggtgatgacatgcATGTTTTAGATTGTTAGGCAATGATTGAGATATATTTGAAGTCTTCCACGATGATAATCGTTTGGGAGAATATGTGAGAGATTCTAGTTGCAATTGCAAGTGTGGAAAGTTTTTTGGAAGAAGATAACCGCCGGAATGATAAAGAGTTCTCCAATAATTCTATCTAACCATGCCTCATGTGTCACATAAGTGCTCGTTAATTAGTTTTCTCGCACAACTACAGAAGTTCTATTTAGTTTAGTTTAAATCATGGAAATTAGGTCTAGTTAATTTAGCCGTATCCCGTAATCTACACTTATTTCGATTTTTGAATGTAGTTTATAAAGTTGCTCTGTTTTGTATAAGTTtccattataaataaaaatgaaatatgcttttaataaatatattggaATTAGTTAGAAACTTTCTAGATATTATAATACTCATCATACATAGGAGTATTTGGTTTTACATATCCCACTTGCTAATTGCTATAGTGGGTTTTTTTGGCAGGTTGATGAGAAAAAGTAATCGGTTACAGGTTTTCTTCTAACTACAATTAATATAGGTAATGACACCAATCACTAATTTTTCTGACCAAAAGTGTAATAGGTAATGTCTCCAATCAAGAATAAGCAATCCTGGTTACTACGTGCATGGGATATCTATGTTGTTCACAATTTGCTAGTTCTAAGGGCATCCACGATGGGAACTCTCGAGGGAGTCCTTAGGGAGTGTGGAGCCTATTTTCTTAGAATTTGTGTAAAAAATAATGCTTAAAATCTTTTGGTACGGATAGATCGTTACACTGTTCACGGGTTTCATTGACTATGTGGCGGTCTGTGAattgtcatctttttttttttttttaaatttaaaatatccaGGATTAATCCGATGTTCTTGTCGCTAAAGACTCCAATGAGTCTAACCGCTGCGCATGGTCTAAAATGTTATGTTATTCCTGAAGATACTGTTTTAgcgttttttatttcttatatagaCGAAAACACTATCTTGAAAAAAGCAAAATCATTCCTTTgagattaatattatatttgaaacaaATCTCAGCTTTTACTTTTGTCTTTGCATGGTGCTTTCAAAAGGATGGACTGATAATCTGCATTTCTTCTTATCTTTAACCCTTGGAACGTTCAAAGAACGATCAACTACTTTATGTCGGTCTCAAGTCTTGAttaaataatgatatataaGCTATAATCTAGCTCTTTTTAATCTACTGGAACGGGACAAAATTTCATATCTCGTCCAACTGTTGAATGGAATGTATTTTGGAATTACTTCAGTAATGTTGGTTCGATGGGAACTCATAGAACCATATCCTTAAGTAGTCAATGTGTGACATCCGGCCAGAGGATAAATCACAAGATACCTGTCGAGAATATCCAGGGACAGATGTAACGTGGTAGACTGGTAGGTAAATGATGATGCCATACAACATTAACATGGTCAATGCGATTTTGGGGAAGACATAAAAGGAGCCAAGGAGGTAACACTCGAAGATTCTCCGCACAAATTACAATGGGACCACAAAACTTAACATGGAATCGATCTCTTGGAATTGAGGGATATATCGCCTTAGCAATAGGCTAGATCGGTATTAATACAATCCGTTTCATAATACATATGTTGATCTTATGGGATTAGCAAGATAAAGTAAAGAAGGACAAGGAATTATCCTTTAATTCCAAAGGAGTTGATCGGTGAAAGTCTGGTGGAGCCTATTCTAAAGTGAGAATATAAATACCAAAAATACTCTTACGGCAGCggaaaaaaattgtaataatttACCCAGAAGTGGTAGCTCTATTGGTAAAGCTTTTTTCCCTCGTAGCCCATGAGCTACAAAAATACAACCCATAAGAAGTAAAAACAATGCTCGCAGAGTCGCAGTTGTGTAAACATAAAGTTAGCTCTCTCATGTGATCCAATTAGTTTTGTTGGTACTTGTTCTGCATGTTCGCAATTTATAAGTACAGATACAAATATACAATACTCTCGTTAACTGATCACCATTAATAATTATCCATTTTATACGAAACACACTTTATGGCAAActtacaaaataagaaaaattagaaaatcaCGAAAAAGACACGCACATATATCACAATACGTAGTTACGTACACGCTACATGTTATTATTCTATTATTAGCATCATCGTGGTAATATTTcaatcaacatatatatatatatatatatatacatgatcaAATTCAAGTGATCATGTGGGATTCGTCAGAAGATTCACTCATGCAAAATAGTTACCAATCTCTTCGAAATCGTCTTGATATTCATAGACCGGCGTCACCTCGACGTCATTGTTCACATCCTCCTGAAGAAACCTCGTAAGTTCATTCATGACATGTTGCTCATTCAGAAACCCTGGGAATCCGATATTATCAACACTACGGTACATTAAAGGATCGTTAACGGAGGAATCAGAGAACATGGATGGAGGCGACGTAGCGTTACCGTTATCATTAACGGTCATCTGGTTGAGAGGATACGAAGTTGGTGTGAAGGAAAAATTCATTGACTTATCTGATATAGAGTCAACGGTGACACTTGTAGTAGTAGTGAGTGGGCCACCACTTCCGATAATCTCCGAGAGAACACTCTGATTGATTTTCTTTCCAACCCTATTTGCTACCTTGTTCAAGAACCTAGCTGATGATAATCTTGACTTCTTGTCTTCATTCTTGACCTTCTCATTATTACCAAGATCATCGTTACTCGATATAGTTGTCTGAATAATGTTTTGATTATTCAGAATCTCCGGGAGGTTTTCTGATTTGCTGGTTTCGGAGATCAAACTCTTGTGTGTAACCGGGTCGACACCTTTCTTGATCAAACGTTTTTTTATATGAGTGTTCCAGTAGTTCTTGATTTCGTTATCGGTTCTTCCCGGTAATCCACGAGCTATATCAGACCATCTGATTTAACGCCATAAAATTGTACAATATATTAGTCATCGTCACATTATGTATAACatataattctcaaaacatAAAGCTTTTATTTGCAAATCCTTTTGTTTAATCCtagaaataagaaaattatgaatttttttttgtagttttttttattctatcaaGATTTCACTCCTGGGAATATAAACAATgggaaaatattcaaaacattttaaaaagagGACGAGTGAGACTAACTTGTTGCCGTGAAGGGCGTGAAGAGAGATGATAGAAAGTTCTTCATCTTCAGTGAACTCTCCTCTTTTGATGTCAGGTCTTAGATAATTGGCCCACCTCAGTCTGCAGCTTTTGCCACATCTCTTCAGTCCTATACCATGTAAGgaattatgtattatattattgatcAATAATGACCTGAAAAGACTTCAACTGATCAATATTCAAAATGAcagaataaataatataaacaaaatataaataccaGCTTTTTCGGGTAGAGTTCGCCATCCACCTTCACCGTGATTGTTAAGGTAGGAGATAAGCTTCTGATCTTCCTCGGGAGTCCAAGCTCCTTTCTTTAACCCTAATTCAGGTTTGCAACATGGTGTCCGCACcattcttgattcttgattcttgattcttgattcttgattctTCACGGAGTCTTGGCTTTTTTTAATGTAATGATTTATCTTTGGTCGAATTCAAAAGAATTGTTCTCAAGTGAAAacaacaaatagaaaaaaattgaaaacctgAGAGTTGAAACAAAGTGTGAAGAGGTACGTATGATCATAAAGATCGAGCACATGATCTTTTGATTAAAGCATTCAGACATCGGTAGATTCTTCTTATAGACATCTTGCTCTTTTGGGGTACTCGAGAATGTTTTGGCACTGAACAAGAAGAACACAAggagcaagagagagagagagaaagagatatcTACTTGCTCTATGTTTTTTACCACAAGAGAAATAGAGAGAGATTTGATAGAGATAAGTTTAGTGTATTTTGGCTGAGAGTTGTTTGTTTCACTTGCGAAGTGAGAAAACCTTGTGGTGGAGGCACCATCTTTATTTATGCATGCTTGTGGCTGTATGGCTGCATCCAACGACATCGTTTTGTAGGTGATTTACACGTGGCTCGacatgaaatattttatttgtatttaatttattagaaAGAAATGCCAACTTTCTCAGTGGAATTTCGAGATAGACGTCTGATCTTTTTCATAAGATAATTGTATTCTGGCTAAAATTTGGTGCaattttaacaatttattattcCTATTGTCAACAAATATTCTGACCAAGATAGCTATTATATAGTATTTATCCCATGCATAAGAccgaaaattatttgattatttcctcagtttttttttaataaatgtttgaAAAAGCTTGTATTTGttgttatacaaaaaaaaaaaacttgtatttgttttggcaaaaaaaacgttTGTTTGTTCTACAAAACCAAttcaaatttgtatatataatgtacctattttattttctaacttttTGGCTAAATTCATTCTGTAACTTACATACCAATTtgatttgataaaatataattacataataGAATAACTGGTACACAgaatatgtttaaaaattccaaaaaaggATGGAGTatacatttattaaatgaatatatatatatatatatatatatatacatatacattatatatatcatgaattttaagtaagcaaaagaaaaaaagacgaTATGAATGTAACATTAACATTAGTTATCATGGGTGAATAGTTTAACCGAAAATTTAATTGCtactagtttttgttttttccttGCCAATGCTAAGATCTGAAGTTATTCAACAATAATCTTTGGAATTTTTCTTTTGACTAAACAGGTCAGTCCAAG
This region of Brassica napus cultivar Da-Ae chromosome C5, Da-Ae, whole genome shotgun sequence genomic DNA includes:
- the LOC106427091 gene encoding transcription factor MYB51-like encodes the protein MVRTPCCKPELGLKKGAWTPEEDQKLISYLNNHGEGGWRTLPEKAGLKRCGKSCRLRWANYLRPDIKRGEFTEDEELSIISLHALHGNKWSDIARGLPGRTDNEIKNYWNTHIKKRLIKKGVDPVTHKSLISETSKSENLPEILNNQNIIQTTISSNDDLGNNEKVKNEDKKSRLSSARFLNKVANRVGKKINQSVLSEIIGSGGPLTTTTSVTVDSISDKSMNFSFTPTSYPLNQMTVNDNGNATSPPSMFSDSSVNDPLMYRSVDNIGFPGFLNEQHVMNELTRFLQEDVNNDVEVTPVYEYQDDFEEIGNYFA